The genomic stretch ACCTACATGCTCCAAATGATTTTAAATTTGGATTATAACACAAGTTAGGTATATAAATATCATTTTTAAGGGCTGTTTGTAGAATGGTGTCTCCCTTTTCTGCTTTAATATCCATTCCATCTATAAAAAGCGTTATTTTGTCATTCATGTTAATCTCATAAGTTTTTATTAGTTATAGTACCAAAATATAGAATAATTTAATATTGATATATATTTATAATAAAGATGTAGGTTAGTTATTTTGTAGGTGCAATAATTATGAAAATTATTAGTGTTATAGGAACAAAAAATACTGGAAAAACTACTTTAGTGGTTAAAATAGTTAAAGAACTTGTAAATCGTGGATTTAAGGTTGGAACAATTAAGCATATGCACAAAAGCTTCGACATCGAGGGTAAAGATACATGGGAACACCAAAAAGCAGGTGCAGAGCTTGTAGTTGGCTCAGCAGATAAAACATTCTTTATTTTAAATGAGAGTTTAGAATTAAAAAATATTTTAAACATGATAGAATGCATGAAAAAACTTGATTTTTTAGTTATTGAAGGTTTAAAAACATCAAATTACGCTAAAATATCAGTATCATCCTTTAAAGATGAATATACTATAAAAAATGTAAATGCTCTGGAAATAAGTGATGATGAACTTAAATCATTGGTTGATCTAATAGAAAAACGTAGCTACGGTCGTTTACCTGATTTAAACTGTAATGATTGTGGTTATGGAAAATGTGAAGATTTTGCAAAAGCTGTAGTTAAAGGAAATGAAGCTGAAAGCACATGCGCTATGAAAAAAGTAAAAAATATTGAACTTAAAATAGATGGTAATCCTATTCCTATGAACAAATTTGTGCAGAATTTTGTAAGAAATACAACAATAGGCATGATATCTTCCCTTAAAGGGGATGAACTAAAAGACTTTGAAGGTAAAAAAATCGAATTAATGATTAAAAATGCTCAAAGTTGAAAATAAACATGTAATATCCCTAAAATTTTATATACCCTCAAAAAAAATTAATTCATGCAATTATAATAAATAAAATAAACCATTAGAGTTTATATTTAATTATATGATCGCTGAAGCATTATTATCTTCATTATCCTCTTTTGGTTTAGAAATACATTCAACTGCATCAGCTTTAGAGCATAAATCAATGCATGTTCCACATTTAACGCATTTACTTTGATCAATTGTATGTGGTTCCTTTTTTTCTCCACTTATTGCATTTACTGGACATGATTTAAGGCATAGCATGCATCCATTACATTTATCTTGTATTATATTGTAAGATATGAGATTTTTGCATACAAGGGATGGACAAATCTTTTCATTTATATGTGCATCATATTCATCTTTAAAAAGATTTAAAGTTGTTAGTACAGGATTTGGAGATGTTCCTCCCAGCGCACAAAGAGATCCTTCTTTTATTCCCTCAGCTAACTCCATAAGTAATGCTATATCTTCTATATGGCCTTTACCTTCAGTAATATCTCCTAAAATATCCAGCATTTGTTTGGTTCCAAGTCTACAAGGCACACATTTTCCACATGATTCTTTTTGGATAAATCCAAGGAAGTACTGCGCCACATCCACCATACATGTGCTTTGATCCATTACTACAAGCCCACCAGAGCCCATTATTGCCCCTGCCGTCACCAGTGAATCATAATCTATAGGAGTGTCAATAAACTCCTCTGTTAAACATCCTCCAGATGGCCCTCCAATTTGAACCGCTTTAAACTCGCCATCATCTAAAATTCCGCCACCAATATCAAAAATCACTTCTCGTAGGGTTGTGCCTAATGGAACTTCAATTAGCCCTGTGTTTTTAACCTGACCCACTAAGGAGAATGTTTTTGTTCCTTTGCTTGCATCTGTCCCGTATTCAGCAAATTTACCTGGACTTTCCTGCATTATAAAAGCTACGCTTGCAAATGTTTCCACATTATTTATAACAGTTGGTTTACCCCATAAACCAGAAGTTGTGGGAAATGGTGGTCTTGTGCGTGGTGTTCCTCTTTTTCCTTCGATTGATGCAATTAATGCAGTTTCTTCACCACATACAAATGCACCTGCACCTTCTTTAATCTCTATATCAAAATTAAACCCAGAATTATTGATATTTTTCCCTAAAAACCCGTATTCTCTCATTTGAACTAAAGCATGTTTCAATCGTTCCAGTGCAAGAGGATATTCTGCTCTACAGTAAATATAAGCGTTTTTTGCTCCAGTTACATATCCTCCGATTAATATTCCTTCTAAAACTGAATGTGGATCGCTTTCAAGTAAGGATCTGTTCATAAAAGCTCCAGGATCACCTTCATCTGCGTTACAGATTAAATATTTAGTATCTGCTTCCGAATCTATGCAGAATTGCCATTTCATCCATGTAGGAAACCCTGCTCCTCCTCTTCCCCTTAATCCTGATTCTTTGAGTTTTTCTATTATTTCTTCAGGTTTTAGTTTAAGAGCATTTATAAATCCACTGTATCCTTCATTTGCTATGTAATGGTCAATATTTTTTGGATCTATAAATCCACAATGCCGCAAAATTTTTCTAACCTGCGGCTTAAGCACAGGCATATCAAAAAATGAGTTTATACCTTGAATTTCACCTTTTCCGACAGTTCCCAGTGCATGTTCTGGCAGAGGGTCATCATTAATTAAGTATGATTCAACTATTTTTGTGGCAATTTTTGGAGTTATATTACCATAGAAAATTCCTGGTTTTCCCTTTTTAAACACAGTTATGATAGGTTCCACGTAACAAATCCCAATACATCCTACTTCCATAATTTCTGCTTTTAAATCATGGTCTTCAAGTGTTTCTTCAATTATTGGTATTAATGCTGATGCTCCTGCAGAATTACCGCATGTTGCAGAGCCTATAAGTATCAGAGGATCCTCTCTTTCATATAAAGAGTTATATTCTTCCTTTGCTTTTTGAGTTATTTTATTAAAATTCATTTAAAGTCCCTTTTTATTGGTTTATAATCATGACTCAATTATCCTTATTTGGAGATTTAGATTTTCGAAACATCTTTTTAATATCTTTTAAACCTATTTTAGAT from Methanobacterium sp. encodes the following:
- the mobB gene encoding molybdopterin-guanine dinucleotide biosynthesis protein B codes for the protein MKIISVIGTKNTGKTTLVVKIVKELVNRGFKVGTIKHMHKSFDIEGKDTWEHQKAGAELVVGSADKTFFILNESLELKNILNMIECMKKLDFLVIEGLKTSNYAKISVSSFKDEYTIKNVNALEISDDELKSLVDLIEKRSYGRLPDLNCNDCGYGKCEDFAKAVVKGNEAESTCAMKKVKNIELKIDGNPIPMNKFVQNFVRNTTIGMISSLKGDELKDFEGKKIELMIKNAQS
- a CDS encoding NADH-quinone oxidoreductase subunit NuoF; translation: MNFNKITQKAKEEYNSLYEREDPLILIGSATCGNSAGASALIPIIEETLEDHDLKAEIMEVGCIGICYVEPIITVFKKGKPGIFYGNITPKIATKIVESYLINDDPLPEHALGTVGKGEIQGINSFFDMPVLKPQVRKILRHCGFIDPKNIDHYIANEGYSGFINALKLKPEEIIEKLKESGLRGRGGAGFPTWMKWQFCIDSEADTKYLICNADEGDPGAFMNRSLLESDPHSVLEGILIGGYVTGAKNAYIYCRAEYPLALERLKHALVQMREYGFLGKNINNSGFNFDIEIKEGAGAFVCGEETALIASIEGKRGTPRTRPPFPTTSGLWGKPTVINNVETFASVAFIMQESPGKFAEYGTDASKGTKTFSLVGQVKNTGLIEVPLGTTLREVIFDIGGGILDDGEFKAVQIGGPSGGCLTEEFIDTPIDYDSLVTAGAIMGSGGLVVMDQSTCMVDVAQYFLGFIQKESCGKCVPCRLGTKQMLDILGDITEGKGHIEDIALLMELAEGIKEGSLCALGGTSPNPVLTTLNLFKDEYDAHINEKICPSLVCKNLISYNIIQDKCNGCMLCLKSCPVNAISGEKKEPHTIDQSKCVKCGTCIDLCSKADAVECISKPKEDNEDNNASAII